The following coding sequences are from one Leptolyngbya sp. NIES-3755 window:
- a CDS encoding PAS/PAC Sensor Hybrid histidine kinase (similar to AA sequence:cyanobase_aa:Ava_1716), whose amino-acid sequence MNVDRDWLTQQTDILSERVTALLQCSHADLSEHPELLLKAFAELSNALEELRVAQEVLQQRNQELLDVQTALDTERQRYRELFEFAPDGYIITDVSGRIQEVNQAASQLFKMPKAYMLGKPLTVFMPEAERRALWIELDRLPRTGRLQEWSTQLQPRDGAAFDAALTVTTIVNSAGKIVGLRWIMRDISQRLQLEETRLRATLAEATNQALNAEIDQRKQLEQNLRQQAVALNQANTLKDEFLAIVSHELRAPLNAILGWSQMLRSRQMDTERVDRALESIERNAKAQATVVSDLLDISRIIQGKLQLSIRSINLITVIRSAIDSVQLAANAKQIELQTVFDRSEVLVSGDVDRLQQIVWNLLSNAIKFTPAHGRIELRLTQTDSHVQMIIKDSGQGIQPDFLPYVFDRFRQAERATTRHHGGLGLALAIVRQLAEMHGGTVAATSPGEGQGATFTVELPRLEIDRSSIKDSIEAAPDLSNVSILVVDDEADTRELMQALLGEAGAIVQTAASVDEAWEMLQQGQPDVLISDIAMPNRDGYDLIRQVRAFNQTLPAIALTAYARDEDRERLLAAGFQVHLSKPVEEAALLTAVMSQLASA is encoded by the coding sequence GTAGTCACGCGGATCTGTCCGAACACCCAGAGCTACTGCTCAAAGCCTTTGCAGAATTATCGAATGCTCTAGAGGAACTGCGAGTCGCTCAAGAAGTTCTACAGCAGAGAAACCAAGAACTGCTAGATGTCCAGACGGCATTAGATACTGAGCGGCAACGCTATCGAGAGTTATTTGAATTTGCTCCAGACGGCTACATCATTACCGATGTGAGCGGTCGCATTCAGGAAGTGAATCAGGCGGCAAGTCAGCTCTTCAAAATGCCGAAAGCGTATATGCTCGGAAAGCCGCTGACCGTGTTTATGCCTGAAGCTGAGCGACGTGCCTTGTGGATCGAACTCGATCGCTTACCCCGAACCGGACGACTGCAAGAATGGAGTACGCAACTTCAACCGCGTGATGGTGCTGCGTTCGATGCTGCTTTAACCGTAACCACGATCGTGAATTCGGCAGGTAAGATTGTCGGGTTGCGCTGGATTATGCGCGATATCAGCCAACGATTGCAACTTGAAGAAACTCGATTAAGAGCAACGCTAGCCGAAGCGACCAACCAAGCTTTAAACGCAGAAATCGACCAGCGTAAACAGCTAGAACAAAACCTGCGCCAGCAAGCCGTCGCGCTCAATCAAGCAAACACGCTCAAAGATGAATTTCTCGCGATCGTGTCACACGAATTGCGTGCGCCGCTGAATGCGATCTTAGGTTGGTCACAAATGTTACGCTCTCGACAGATGGATACAGAGCGGGTCGATCGCGCTTTAGAGTCGATCGAGCGCAACGCGAAAGCCCAAGCTACTGTTGTTTCTGATCTGCTCGATATTTCTCGCATTATTCAAGGAAAACTCCAGCTTAGTATTCGATCGATCAATCTAATCACTGTGATTCGTTCTGCGATCGATTCGGTGCAGCTTGCCGCCAATGCGAAACAGATCGAGCTACAAACGGTGTTCGATCGCTCCGAAGTTTTAGTATCTGGAGATGTCGATCGCTTACAGCAGATTGTCTGGAATTTGCTATCAAACGCAATTAAGTTCACGCCTGCACACGGACGAATCGAACTTCGACTCACACAAACGGATTCGCACGTTCAGATGATTATCAAAGACAGCGGGCAAGGCATTCAGCCCGATTTTCTGCCGTATGTCTTCGATCGGTTTCGTCAAGCAGAACGCGCCACGACTCGACATCATGGCGGCTTAGGATTAGCACTAGCGATCGTTCGACAATTAGCTGAAATGCACGGCGGTACAGTTGCAGCAACGAGTCCCGGTGAAGGACAAGGCGCAACTTTTACCGTCGAGCTTCCCCGACTGGAGATCGATCGATCTTCGATCAAAGACTCGATCGAGGCAGCACCAGATTTGAGCAATGTCTCGATTTTGGTAGTCGATGACGAAGCGGATACCCGTGAACTAATGCAGGCTTTACTCGGAGAAGCAGGCGCGATCGTTCAAACGGCTGCTTCGGTCGATGAAGCGTGGGAAATGCTTCAACAGGGGCAACCCGATGTGTTGATTAGCGATATTGCAATGCCCAATCGTGACGGCTACGATTTGATTCGGCAAGTGAGGGCGTTCAATCAAACCCTGCCCGCGATCGCGCTTACGGCTTATGCAAGAGATGAAGACCGTGAGCGATTGTTAGCGGCTGGATTCCAAGTGCATTTGTCGAAGCCTGTGGAAGAGGCGGCGTTATTAACCGCAGTGATGAGCCAACTTGCTTCAGCTTGA
- a CDS encoding rRNA SAM-dependent methyltransferase (similar to AA sequence:cyanobase_aa:LBDG_33260) has protein sequence MSQNPRQLAFNALRAVHKGAFADVAVDQALQQSEISLLDRRLFTELVYGIIRRQRTLNALIDQFAKKSDQPPDLRLILQLGLYQLRYLDQIPESAAVDTSVELAKRNKLSGLTGVVNGLLRQYLRTQKILKADPLELPEDAIARIGTLHSYPDWIVQAWCDQFGIEDTEKLCEWMNRTPKIDLRINTLKTDIDQVEAAMIAQGIQVDRISNVPNALRLPPSAGAIQNLPGYTEGWWIVQDSSAQLVSYLVDPQPGEMVADACAAPGGKTLHLAELMHDRGTVWAIDKTVSRLKKLQQNVDRLSLKSIQVLTADSRNVPQLKGKCDRVLVDAPCSGLGTLNRHADARWRQTPESATGLAQLQLEILTEAATWIKPQGGLIYSTCTLNTIENESVVKQFLAQHSNWSIERTELFPELSTSEGWIKVLPHCHNMDGFFMVRLKHG, from the coding sequence TTGTCTCAAAATCCTCGCCAGCTTGCGTTTAATGCCCTTCGAGCCGTTCATAAGGGAGCCTTTGCCGATGTTGCGGTTGATCAAGCCTTGCAGCAGAGTGAGATTTCATTGCTCGATCGACGTTTATTCACCGAACTCGTTTACGGAATCATTCGCCGCCAACGCACCTTAAACGCGCTGATTGATCAGTTTGCCAAAAAGAGCGATCAGCCTCCAGATTTGCGCTTGATTCTGCAATTGGGACTGTATCAACTGCGCTATCTCGATCAGATTCCAGAGTCGGCAGCAGTCGATACGAGTGTGGAACTAGCAAAACGCAATAAGCTGAGCGGTTTAACGGGCGTGGTAAATGGATTGTTGCGGCAGTATTTGAGGACTCAGAAGATTCTGAAAGCTGATCCGCTGGAATTGCCGGAAGATGCAATTGCAAGAATCGGAACATTACACAGCTATCCCGATTGGATTGTTCAAGCTTGGTGTGATCAGTTCGGAATCGAAGACACTGAAAAGCTATGTGAATGGATGAACCGGACACCAAAGATTGATTTGAGAATTAACACGCTGAAAACAGATATTGATCAAGTTGAAGCGGCGATGATTGCTCAAGGGATTCAAGTCGATCGCATTTCCAATGTTCCAAATGCACTCAGATTGCCGCCCAGTGCAGGCGCGATTCAGAACTTACCAGGCTATACAGAGGGCTGGTGGATTGTTCAAGATAGTAGCGCTCAGTTAGTAAGTTATTTAGTTGATCCACAACCTGGAGAAATGGTTGCGGATGCTTGTGCGGCTCCGGGTGGAAAGACTTTGCATTTAGCAGAATTGATGCACGATCGAGGAACCGTTTGGGCGATCGACAAAACAGTATCGCGATTGAAAAAACTACAACAGAATGTCGATCGCTTATCCCTAAAGTCGATCCAAGTTTTGACCGCTGATAGCCGCAATGTTCCACAATTGAAAGGAAAGTGCGATCGTGTGTTAGTGGATGCGCCTTGCTCTGGGCTTGGAACTTTGAATCGTCATGCGGATGCCCGTTGGCGACAGACTCCAGAAAGTGCAACAGGACTCGCACAATTGCAACTAGAAATTCTTACTGAAGCAGCAACTTGGATCAAACCTCAAGGCGGATTAATTTACTCAACTTGCACACTGAATACGATCGAGAATGAATCCGTGGTGAAACAGTTCTTAGCTCAACATTCAAATTGGTCAATTGAACGGACAGAGCTTTTTCCAGAACTATCCACTTCAGAAGGTTGGATCAAAGTTCTGCCGCACTGCCACAATATGGACGGATTCTTTATGGTCAGGCTGAAACATGGATGA